From Chryseobacterium shandongense, the proteins below share one genomic window:
- a CDS encoding OstA-like protein, whose product MTNPLLRFLTGLLICIFSFIYAQDTSKKPLQKDPYFTPKTVPQKNAPPPEKVKHIHSDELRKDPNKYDGNNYFTGNVQFEHQGSLLNADLVIVYEGQNFVKAIGNVKLQNADGSVITANEMEYDGNTQRGIARKNVVLTDPKGTVIKTETMYYDRVSNQAYYNTGGTINDGKSTTYSKTATYFLATRTIDLSGRVKIEDAQYVLEGDNVVQNQNTNIVNINGPTTIINKQNPKNRIVTDKGNYNTNTKEAFLYKNSRVYYNDKILTGDEMYYNQLTGFGKATGNVTIDDPNERRWIKGGYGEIFEKKDSAMMTKNPYAVKALEKDSMYFAAEKIISFQKPDSANVNAKKSFLRAFRKGRFYKSNAQGRADSIAFNETDGVLHMYTEPILWSNGKQVTGDKIEAYFNTEKENIDSLKVIGNAFAISKVDSLNMKDEFNQVKGKLMTVYYGEDNNIKEAKVIGNAQAITYSDDVNAQTKQKERIGISLSTCGIIDAIFEEKALYVVECNIGANSDTYPMSMIEPAKRKFPDFNWNTKDRILKWQDILVDTPNYPEIKYETDTALYDSAQKVIEDEKAKEEAKKPKRTRR is encoded by the coding sequence ATGACTAACCCATTATTGAGGTTTCTTACAGGCCTTCTTATTTGCATTTTCTCTTTTATTTATGCTCAGGATACTAGTAAGAAACCTTTGCAGAAAGATCCTTATTTTACTCCTAAAACTGTTCCGCAGAAAAATGCACCGCCTCCTGAGAAGGTAAAGCATATTCATTCCGACGAATTGCGTAAGGATCCTAACAAGTACGACGGAAACAATTACTTTACAGGAAATGTTCAGTTTGAACATCAGGGTTCATTACTGAATGCCGATCTTGTCATTGTATATGAAGGACAGAATTTCGTAAAGGCAATCGGGAATGTAAAGCTCCAAAATGCAGATGGCTCCGTAATTACGGCAAATGAAATGGAATATGACGGCAATACTCAACGAGGAATTGCCAGAAAAAATGTAGTGCTCACAGACCCGAAAGGAACAGTTATAAAAACTGAAACCATGTATTACGACAGGGTTTCCAATCAGGCGTATTACAATACGGGAGGAACAATCAATGACGGTAAAAGTACAACGTACTCAAAAACTGCCACTTATTTTCTGGCGACGAGAACCATCGATCTTTCCGGAAGGGTTAAAATTGAAGATGCACAATATGTTTTGGAAGGAGACAATGTAGTTCAGAATCAGAATACCAATATCGTCAATATCAACGGCCCGACTACGATTATTAATAAACAGAATCCTAAAAACCGTATCGTTACCGATAAAGGAAATTATAATACCAATACAAAGGAAGCTTTTCTCTACAAGAATTCCAGAGTATATTATAATGATAAAATTCTCACCGGGGACGAAATGTATTATAACCAGCTCACAGGATTCGGAAAGGCAACAGGAAATGTAACGATTGATGATCCTAATGAAAGAAGGTGGATAAAGGGCGGATATGGAGAAATATTTGAAAAGAAAGATTCTGCGATGATGACGAAAAATCCTTACGCCGTAAAAGCATTAGAGAAAGATTCTATGTATTTTGCTGCAGAGAAAATTATATCTTTTCAGAAGCCGGATTCGGCTAACGTTAATGCCAAGAAAAGCTTTCTTAGAGCATTTAGAAAAGGAAGGTTTTATAAATCCAATGCACAGGGGAGAGCCGATTCCATCGCCTTTAACGAGACAGACGGGGTATTGCATATGTATACAGAACCTATTTTGTGGAGCAATGGAAAGCAGGTTACCGGTGATAAAATTGAAGCCTATTTTAATACCGAAAAGGAAAATATCGATTCTCTGAAGGTCATTGGAAATGCATTCGCTATCAGTAAAGTGGACTCCCTGAATATGAAAGATGAATTTAATCAGGTAAAAGGCAAACTGATGACAGTTTATTACGGGGAAGATAACAATATCAAAGAAGCGAAAGTCATTGGAAATGCTCAGGCAATTACGTATTCTGATGATGTAAATGCACAAACGAAGCAAAAAGAGAGAATTGGAATATCACTTAGCACCTGTGGAATAATTGATGCCATTTTTGAGGAAAAGGCATTGTATGTAGTGGAATGTAATATCGGTGCCAATTCAGACACCTACCCGATGAGTATGATTGAACCTGCAAAACGTAAATTCCCGGATTTTAATTGGAATACGAAAGACAGAATATTAAAATGGCAGGACATTCTGGTCGATACCCCGAATTATCCTGAAATAAAATACGAAACAGATACTGCCCTTTACGATTCTGCGCAAAAAGTTATTGAGGACGAAAAAGCAAAAGAAGAGGCTAAAAAACCCAAAAGAACCAGAAGGTAA
- a CDS encoding Fur family transcriptional regulator, producing MDTIQKEKNIALIKDVLRNYLLEKGFRNTPERYTILEEIYSMDHHFNVDDLYLLMLQKKYHVSKATIYNTIEIFLDAGLIRKHQFGEKTLTSSSYEKSYFDKQHDHLVIYKKDSDKEIEEIIEFCDPRIQGIKEAIEEAFGVKIDSHSLYFYGTKND from the coding sequence ATGGATACAATACAAAAAGAAAAAAATATTGCACTGATTAAAGATGTTTTAAGAAACTATTTGCTTGAAAAAGGTTTCAGAAACACTCCTGAACGATATACAATATTAGAAGAGATATACAGTATGGATCATCACTTTAATGTAGATGATTTATACCTTTTGATGCTGCAGAAAAAATATCACGTTTCCAAAGCGACAATTTATAACACCATTGAGATTTTCCTTGATGCAGGTCTTATCCGTAAGCACCAGTTTGGAGAGAAAACATTAACCTCTTCGTCGTATGAAAAATCGTATTTCGACAAACAGCACGATCATCTTGTGATCTATAAAAAAGATTCCGACAAGGAAATTGAGGAAATTATAGAATTTTGCGATCCGAGAATCCAAGGAATTAAAGAAGCGATTGAAGAAGCATTTGGGGTAAAGATAGATTCTCATTCGCTGTATTTTTATGGTACAAAGAATGACTAA